A region of Geobacillus sp. 46C-IIa DNA encodes the following proteins:
- a CDS encoding 2-oxoacid:acceptor oxidoreductase subunit alpha yields the protein MIEQLSWKVGGQQGEGIESTGEIFSAALNRLGYYLYGYRHFSSRIKGGHTNNKIRVSTKPVRAVADDLDILVAFDQETIDFNFHELRSGGIVIADAKFNPVIPEREGVSLYAVPFTDIATELGNSLMKNMVAIGATSAVLGLDAGVFESVVADTFARKGAQVVEKNMEAIRTGAQYMEKQLDGRAEPMKLAKADGKQRMFMIGNDAIALGALAGGARFMAAYPITPASEIMEYLIKTLPDFGGTVIQTEDEIAACTMAIGANYAGARAFTASAGPGLSLMAEAIGLAGMTETPLVVVDTQRGGPSTGLPTKQEQSDLLAMIYGTHGEIPKIVMAPSTVEEAFYDMAEALNLAEEYQCPVIFLSDLQLSLGKQTVEPLDYDRVEIRRGKLVNGELPPLAGKDNFKRYEVTPDGISPRVLPGTKHGIHHVTGVEHAETGRPSETAANRQAQMEKRLRKLEHIHFPTPVHKHTRHEEPDLLLVGFLSTRGAIEEALERLEQDGVKVNHAHIRLLHPFPVDDMRPLVEKAKRVVVIEQNATGQLASLLKMNVGHADKIASVLKFDGNPFLPGDVYTKCKELLAQWPPLKISAMM from the coding sequence ATGATCGAACAGCTGTCATGGAAAGTAGGCGGCCAGCAAGGGGAAGGGATTGAAAGCACAGGGGAAATTTTCTCCGCGGCGCTGAACCGCCTCGGGTACTATTTATACGGGTACCGCCATTTTTCTTCCCGCATTAAGGGGGGGCATACGAACAATAAAATCCGCGTCAGCACGAAACCGGTGCGGGCGGTCGCGGATGATTTGGACATCTTGGTCGCGTTCGATCAAGAGACGATCGATTTCAACTTTCACGAGCTCCGCAGCGGCGGCATCGTCATTGCGGACGCCAAATTCAACCCGGTGATTCCCGAACGGGAAGGGGTGTCGCTTTACGCTGTTCCGTTCACCGATATCGCGACGGAGCTTGGCAACTCGCTGATGAAAAACATGGTTGCCATCGGTGCGACGAGCGCGGTGCTTGGCTTAGATGCCGGCGTGTTCGAAAGCGTTGTCGCCGACACGTTCGCCCGCAAAGGGGCGCAAGTCGTCGAGAAAAACATGGAAGCGATCCGCACCGGGGCGCAATATATGGAAAAGCAGCTTGACGGCCGCGCTGAGCCTATGAAACTCGCAAAAGCCGACGGCAAACAGCGGATGTTTATGATCGGCAACGATGCCATCGCTTTAGGGGCTCTTGCCGGCGGGGCGCGCTTTATGGCCGCGTATCCGATTACCCCGGCTTCTGAAATCATGGAATATTTGATAAAAACATTGCCTGACTTCGGGGGCACGGTCATTCAAACGGAGGACGAAATCGCTGCTTGCACGATGGCGATCGGCGCCAACTACGCCGGCGCTCGGGCGTTTACCGCCTCTGCCGGACCGGGGCTGTCGCTCATGGCTGAAGCGATCGGCTTAGCTGGAATGACGGAAACGCCGCTCGTTGTCGTCGATACGCAGCGGGGCGGCCCGAGCACCGGCTTGCCGACGAAGCAAGAACAATCGGACTTGCTTGCGATGATTTACGGCACGCACGGGGAAATTCCGAAAATCGTTATGGCGCCGAGCACCGTCGAGGAAGCGTTTTACGACATGGCGGAGGCGTTGAACTTAGCCGAGGAATATCAATGTCCGGTCATTTTCCTGTCGGATTTGCAGCTGTCGCTTGGCAAACAGACGGTCGAACCGCTCGACTACGACCGCGTTGAAATTCGCCGCGGCAAGCTTGTGAACGGGGAGTTGCCGCCGCTTGCCGGCAAAGACAACTTTAAACGGTATGAGGTGACGCCGGACGGCATTTCGCCGCGGGTGCTGCCGGGGACGAAACACGGCATCCACCATGTCACCGGGGTCGAGCACGCGGAAACAGGGCGCCCGTCTGAAACAGCGGCAAACCGCCAGGCGCAAATGGAGAAGCGGCTGCGCAAGCTCGAGCACATCCATTTCCCAACGCCGGTGCATAAGCACACCCGCCACGAAGAGCCGGATTTGCTGCTTGTCGGCTTTTTATCAACGCGCGGAGCGATCGAGGAAGCGCTTGAGCGCCTCGAGCAGGACGGCGTTAAAGTCAACCACGCGCACATCCGCCTGCTTCATCCGTTCCCGGTGGACGACATGCGGCCGCTTGTTGAAAAAGCGAAACGGGTCGTCGTCATCGAGCAAAATGCGACCGGGCAATTGGCGAGCCTGTTGAAAATGAACGTCGGGCATGCCGATAAAATCGCAAGCGTCTTGAAATTTGACGGCAATCCATTCTTGCCAGGCGACGTTTATACCAAATGTAAGGAGTTGTTAGCACAATGGCCACCTTTAAAGATTTCCGCAATGATGTGA
- a CDS encoding dipeptidase, translating to MIFDAHCDALMKLWQDRSLSFQDGPSLHVALSGMAEAGVKVQCFAIYVPETVPEEARFTAALEMADLFFTRIVDMFPSVKAVRTKQDIASLREGEIGAMLTLEGCDAIGANLVKLKTLLRLGVASVGLTWNFPNAVADGAWEKRGAGLTAFGRQVIELLNETKRWVDVSHLSEKAFWDVMETARFPIASHSNAHRLCPHPRNLTDEQIQALIEKDGMIGINFVPYFLTSDKRGATVADVLRHLDYVCALGGENNVGFGSDFDGITETVAGLEAVKDYLRLVNELYKHYSSSQVERFLFRNFYEHLPE from the coding sequence ATGATTTTTGATGCTCATTGTGACGCGCTGATGAAACTATGGCAAGACCGGTCATTGTCGTTTCAGGACGGGCCATCGCTTCATGTTGCGCTTTCGGGAATGGCGGAAGCCGGGGTGAAAGTGCAATGCTTTGCCATCTACGTGCCGGAAACGGTGCCGGAAGAGGCCCGGTTCACTGCGGCGCTTGAGATGGCGGATCTGTTTTTCACCCGCATTGTCGATATGTTTCCGTCTGTGAAGGCGGTGCGGACGAAACAAGACATTGCCTCCCTTAGAGAAGGGGAGATCGGCGCGATGTTGACGCTTGAAGGATGCGATGCGATTGGCGCCAACCTTGTCAAGTTAAAGACGCTCCTTCGTCTCGGCGTTGCTTCTGTCGGCTTGACGTGGAACTTTCCGAACGCCGTCGCCGACGGGGCGTGGGAAAAGCGCGGCGCCGGGTTGACTGCGTTCGGCCGGCAAGTCATCGAGCTGCTCAATGAAACGAAACGATGGGTGGATGTGTCGCATTTATCAGAAAAAGCGTTTTGGGATGTGATGGAGACGGCCCGTTTTCCGATCGCTTCCCATTCAAACGCCCATCGCCTCTGTCCGCATCCGCGCAATTTGACGGACGAGCAAATTCAGGCGCTGATCGAAAAAGACGGAATGATCGGCATTAATTTTGTGCCGTATTTTTTGACAAGCGACAAACGGGGAGCGACGGTCGCGGATGTGCTCCGCCATCTTGATTACGTATGCGCTCTCGGAGGGGAAAACAACGTCGGGTTTGGCTCTGACTTTGACGGCATTACGGAGACGGTGGCTGGCCTTGAAGCCGTGAAGGACTACCTTCGGCTTGTCAATGAATTGTACAAGCACTACTCCAGCAGTCAAGTTGAGCGTTTTTTGTTCCGCAATTTTTACGAGCATTTGCCGGAGTGA